One Chthoniobacterales bacterium genomic window carries:
- a CDS encoding DNA polymerase domain-containing protein, translated as MDFANPALFGADSHEGIVAVEFDDVATALVFVRTADGTTRREEHGFRPFAWTPAGAENALPLAGGHPLGWLREFDDWKAMQATRSEGAFSFSDPVQQFLTRTGRTLFKGMTFESLRRLQIHIETTRPEGSPHSDPTRDALASIALADASGWEELLEITDAAAEKAAIERLGAIVAERDPDVIEGHHLFKGVLPYLAARAKAHKLKLRWGREGSPIAARPSRLQIAEKTIQYPRYSARGRHFVDTYVLAQYYDVGTRELESFSLGEVAAHFGLAEGGSDPLARAREVRALSAALSASYFIQAQIFPYNYQDVIVRGNATKIDALFLREYLRLGHSVPGTPESRTFEGGYTDIFFTGVARDVWHCDVASLYPSVMLTFDLLPENDTLGVFGGLLRALRTFRYEAKRRMREAGGEIERRHFSALQNTFKILINSFYGYLGFAQGHFADYTAAAAVTAKGRELLRAMVEWLQAAGAHVIEIDTDGIYFQPPGGATVTALDTGIREVLPDGIEVEFDQQYAAMFSYKAKNYALLGLDGHVTLKGAALKSRGMEPYLRDYLGRAVGHILREQSAELAALREEFEAAIRTRAWPIERLAKTETLQDSVAAYQKKIAASSRNRNAAFELALASGRDYQAGDAVTYYVTGTKKKVVAYEAARLVETWSPADRDENVEYYVAKLNELHAKFAPFAPAPSDQGLLL; from the coding sequence ATGGATTTCGCCAACCCCGCGCTGTTCGGCGCAGATTCGCACGAGGGCATCGTCGCCGTGGAGTTCGACGACGTGGCGACGGCCCTGGTCTTCGTGCGAACCGCCGACGGGACAACGCGGAGGGAGGAACATGGCTTCCGACCGTTCGCGTGGACCCCCGCCGGCGCCGAAAACGCCCTCCCGCTGGCCGGGGGGCATCCGCTCGGCTGGCTGCGCGAATTCGACGACTGGAAGGCGATGCAGGCCACGCGCAGCGAAGGCGCATTTTCCTTCAGCGATCCCGTCCAGCAATTCCTCACCCGCACCGGCCGCACGCTCTTCAAGGGCATGACGTTCGAGTCGCTGCGCCGGCTCCAGATTCACATCGAGACGACGCGCCCCGAGGGCTCGCCGCATTCCGATCCCACCCGCGACGCCCTGGCGTCCATCGCCCTGGCCGACGCCTCGGGCTGGGAGGAACTTCTCGAAATAACCGACGCCGCCGCGGAGAAGGCGGCGATCGAGCGACTCGGCGCGATCGTCGCGGAGCGGGATCCCGACGTCATCGAGGGCCACCACCTCTTCAAGGGCGTGCTTCCCTACCTCGCCGCCCGGGCGAAGGCCCACAAACTCAAGCTGCGCTGGGGCCGCGAAGGCAGCCCGATCGCCGCGCGGCCCTCCCGCCTGCAGATCGCGGAGAAGACGATCCAATACCCGCGCTACAGCGCGCGCGGCCGGCATTTCGTCGATACCTATGTGCTCGCGCAGTATTACGACGTCGGCACGCGCGAGCTCGAGAGTTTCTCGCTGGGTGAAGTCGCCGCGCATTTCGGGCTCGCGGAAGGCGGATCCGATCCCCTGGCTCGCGCCCGGGAAGTCCGCGCGCTCTCGGCCGCGCTGAGCGCGAGCTACTTCATCCAGGCGCAGATTTTTCCCTACAATTACCAGGACGTCATCGTGCGCGGGAACGCCACGAAGATCGACGCGCTCTTCCTGCGCGAATACCTGCGCCTCGGCCACTCCGTCCCCGGCACGCCGGAATCGCGCACCTTCGAAGGCGGCTACACCGACATTTTCTTCACCGGCGTCGCGCGCGACGTATGGCACTGCGACGTCGCCTCGCTCTACCCCTCGGTGATGCTCACTTTCGATCTCCTGCCGGAAAATGACACGCTCGGCGTCTTCGGCGGCCTGCTGCGCGCGCTGCGCACGTTCCGCTACGAAGCCAAGCGGCGCATGCGCGAGGCCGGGGGCGAAATCGAGCGCCGGCATTTCTCCGCGCTGCAGAATACGTTCAAGATCCTCATCAATAGCTTCTACGGCTACCTCGGCTTTGCCCAGGGACATTTCGCGGACTACACCGCCGCGGCCGCCGTCACCGCAAAGGGCCGCGAGTTGCTCCGTGCGATGGTCGAGTGGCTGCAGGCCGCCGGCGCCCACGTGATCGAGATCGACACGGACGGCATCTATTTCCAGCCGCCGGGCGGAGCGACAGTTACCGCGCTCGACACGGGCATTCGCGAGGTGCTGCCCGACGGCATCGAAGTGGAATTCGACCAGCAATACGCCGCCATGTTCAGCTACAAGGCAAAGAACTACGCGCTGCTCGGCCTCGACGGCCATGTCACGCTCAAGGGCGCCGCCCTGAAATCCCGCGGCATGGAGCCCTACCTGCGCGATTATCTCGGACGGGCCGTCGGCCACATTCTTCGCGAGCAATCCGCGGAACTGGCCGCGCTGCGCGAGGAATTCGAGGCCGCGATCCGCACCCGCGCCTGGCCGATCGAGCGCCTCGCGAAGACCGAAACGCTGCAGGACAGCGTTGCCGCCTACCAAAAGAAAATCGCCGCTTCGTCCCGCAATCGAAACGCCGCCTTCGAGCTCGCGCTGGCCAGCGGCCGCGATTACCAGGCCGGCGACGCGGTCACATACTACGTCACCGGCACGAAGAAAAAGGTCGTCGCCTACGAGGCCGCCCGCCTTGTCGAGACATGGTCGCCCGCCGACCGCGACGAGAACGTGGAATACTACGTCGCCAAGCTCAACGAGCTGCACGCGAAATTCGCGCCATTCGCCCCGGCGCCATCCGATCAGGGGCTGCTGCTTTAG
- a CDS encoding ATP-binding cassette domain-containing protein, with the protein MLELQDVSLSVGGRGEAAQPILAGIHLKFPRRHFAAIIGPSGCGKSSLLKTIAGVAPGQEEGSVHWNTRNLSEQDFAPSEIGYVPQFSIAHDELTARECVETAVRLRLKSARGQTLADIVATTLAEVGLLEFAERPVGVLSGGQKRRLALAMEIASAPAILLCDEVTSGLDAQSENEVFALLHDLARRDRLVLSVTHSLRHLDLYDSVAVLHRGVLAFHGSPTELTHYFRIENIEDLYAQLEKREPADWAASWQKYSAAYTAELYDPEIAEPFDATALPEIDIRPPASELPGALSQFATLLARRFRIFFRSPAQLLLQLGLILGFPVLVAIFAWNGLPQVQNLSVGLDLNVVQQATEATEFLKQASKVGSLVSGIVMFQVILLTLMGANNSGREIAAERLIFEKEKLSGLRCSSYIASKAAFLLLLVAAQSIWMGLFVHYVCGFPGDLGAQLLFLLLVNAAMTSICLGISAWMHSAEQASLVSIYLVGFQLPLSGAVLALPDWIGAAVRPFISAYWSWSGVLQTLRGERYYDIVQMVVQTALSPAAMCLWVLSVHILVGLLLAWAGSRLSRMS; encoded by the coding sequence GTGCTCGAGCTGCAGGACGTTTCCCTCTCCGTCGGTGGCCGCGGTGAAGCCGCGCAGCCCATTCTCGCCGGCATTCATCTCAAGTTTCCCCGTCGCCACTTCGCCGCCATCATCGGCCCGTCGGGTTGCGGCAAGAGTTCGCTCCTGAAAACGATCGCCGGCGTCGCGCCCGGCCAGGAAGAGGGCTCCGTGCACTGGAATACGCGCAACCTCTCGGAGCAGGACTTCGCGCCCTCGGAGATCGGCTACGTGCCGCAGTTCAGCATCGCTCACGACGAACTCACCGCGCGCGAGTGCGTGGAGACCGCCGTGCGGCTCCGGCTGAAAAGCGCGCGCGGCCAGACCCTCGCGGACATCGTGGCGACCACCCTCGCCGAGGTCGGCCTGCTGGAATTTGCCGAACGCCCCGTCGGCGTGCTCTCCGGCGGACAAAAGCGCCGCCTCGCCCTCGCGATGGAAATCGCCAGCGCGCCGGCCATTCTGCTCTGCGACGAGGTCACGAGCGGACTCGACGCGCAGTCCGAGAACGAGGTCTTTGCCCTGCTTCACGATCTCGCCCGACGCGACCGGCTCGTTCTCAGCGTCACCCACAGCCTGCGCCATCTCGATCTCTACGACTCCGTCGCCGTGCTCCACCGCGGCGTGCTCGCCTTCCACGGCTCGCCCACCGAACTCACCCACTATTTCCGCATCGAGAACATCGAGGACCTCTACGCCCAGCTCGAGAAACGCGAACCTGCCGACTGGGCCGCCTCGTGGCAAAAATACTCCGCCGCCTACACGGCCGAACTCTACGATCCCGAGATCGCCGAGCCCTTCGACGCGACCGCGCTGCCGGAAATCGACATCCGGCCGCCCGCGAGCGAGCTGCCCGGCGCCCTCAGCCAGTTCGCGACGCTGCTTGCCCGTCGGTTCCGCATCTTTTTCCGCAGTCCCGCCCAGCTCCTGCTCCAGCTCGGGCTCATCCTCGGCTTTCCCGTGCTCGTCGCCATCTTCGCGTGGAACGGCCTGCCGCAGGTGCAAAATCTCAGCGTCGGTCTCGATCTCAACGTCGTGCAGCAGGCCACCGAGGCCACGGAATTCCTCAAACAGGCCAGCAAGGTCGGCAGCCTCGTTTCCGGCATCGTGATGTTTCAGGTGATCCTTCTCACGCTCATGGGCGCAAACAATTCCGGCCGCGAGATCGCCGCCGAACGGCTCATCTTCGAGAAGGAAAAGCTCAGCGGCCTCCGCTGCTCGAGCTACATCGCGAGCAAGGCCGCGTTCCTCCTGCTGCTCGTGGCCGCGCAGTCGATCTGGATGGGACTCTTCGTGCATTACGTCTGCGGATTTCCCGGCGATCTCGGCGCGCAACTGCTCTTCCTGCTGCTCGTGAATGCGGCGATGACGTCCATCTGCCTCGGCATCTCCGCGTGGATGCACTCCGCCGAGCAGGCCTCGCTCGTCTCGATCTATCTCGTCGGCTTTCAGCTCCCGCTCTCCGGCGCCGTGCTCGCGCTGCCGGACTGGATCGGCGCCGCCGTCCGGCCGTTCATCTCCGCCTACTGGAGCTGGTCCGGCGTGCTGCAGACCCTGCGCGGCGAACGCTACTACGACATCGTGCAGATGGTCGTGCAGACCGCCCTCTCGCCGGCCGCGATGTGCCTCTGGGTGCTGTCCGTGCACATCCTCGTCGGCCTCCTTCTGGCGTGGGCCGGCTCCCGCCTCAGCCGGATGAGCTGA
- a CDS encoding tetratricopeptide repeat protein, translated as MVTQNTSNLWALLCEELEARRAKESAAEHSEAARKFEETAKQIFQKSPGRLRDALEIAGDIHQATNSEADARRCFEEALGVESAPAPQRARLATKLAIIAEGRNDVNNARRFYALAVAAHEETRDRSELPTLLNNLGGMHRAAGDFSSAEKAYQRALVEAVSVYGADNPEVALIANNLGVAYTDHGNLVKAEDSHLRALQIREQTFGSNHPDVGQSLANLAAVYHAKKLYLKAERFYLSALETLSQFYGTDNPQVMRIRENYERLPQVHSRRLSKTMRL; from the coding sequence GTGGTTACGCAAAACACGAGCAACCTGTGGGCCCTCCTCTGTGAGGAACTCGAGGCTCGACGCGCCAAGGAGTCCGCCGCGGAGCATTCGGAGGCCGCCCGCAAGTTTGAGGAGACCGCCAAGCAGATCTTCCAGAAAAGTCCGGGGAGGCTTCGCGATGCTCTCGAGATTGCGGGCGACATCCATCAGGCCACGAATTCCGAGGCCGATGCCCGGCGTTGCTTCGAGGAGGCGCTTGGCGTCGAATCCGCGCCCGCCCCGCAGCGGGCCCGGCTCGCGACCAAACTGGCGATCATTGCGGAGGGCCGGAACGACGTGAACAATGCCCGGCGCTTTTACGCCCTCGCCGTCGCGGCGCACGAGGAAACCCGCGATCGGTCGGAGTTGCCGACGCTGTTGAACAACCTCGGCGGCATGCATCGGGCCGCGGGCGATTTTTCTTCCGCCGAGAAGGCCTACCAGCGCGCGCTCGTCGAGGCCGTCTCGGTCTATGGCGCCGACAATCCCGAGGTCGCCCTCATCGCGAACAACCTTGGCGTTGCCTACACCGACCACGGCAACCTCGTGAAGGCCGAGGATTCCCATCTGCGCGCCCTGCAAATCCGCGAGCAAACCTTTGGCTCGAATCATCCCGATGTCGGCCAGTCGCTCGCGAACCTCGCGGCCGTCTACCATGCCAAGAAGCTTTACCTGAAGGCGGAGCGCTTCTACCTCAGCGCGCTGGAAACGCTGTCGCAGTTCTACGGAACGGATAATCCTCAGGTGATGCGTATCCGTGAAAACTACGAACGCCTGCCGCAGGTGCACTCGCGCCGGCTTTCGAAGACGATGCGGCTGTAG
- the ndk gene encoding nucleoside-diphosphate kinase gives MDTTLVLLKPDCVAGRKVGEVLKRFEEADFQIRGVKMFRASAELLREHYAHIADRPFFPELAAFMSSTPVVAVALAGDNAVERVRTIIGPTDSKKADKGTVRGDFGVDVMVNIVHASDSNENAAIELERFFASGELFDYAMSYTTTPAS, from the coding sequence ATGGATACCACTCTCGTTTTGTTGAAGCCCGACTGCGTGGCCGGTCGGAAGGTTGGCGAAGTCCTCAAGCGTTTCGAGGAGGCCGATTTTCAAATTCGGGGCGTGAAGATGTTCCGCGCCAGTGCCGAACTTCTGCGGGAACATTATGCGCACATCGCGGACAGGCCTTTCTTCCCCGAGCTGGCGGCGTTCATGAGTTCCACGCCCGTCGTCGCGGTGGCCCTGGCTGGCGACAACGCCGTGGAGCGGGTGCGCACGATCATCGGGCCGACCGATTCGAAGAAGGCCGACAAGGGCACCGTGCGCGGTGACTTCGGCGTCGACGTGATGGTGAACATCGTCCATGCCTCGGACTCGAATGAAAACGCCGCGATCGAGCTGGAGCGTTTCTTCGCGTCGGGCGAGCTCTTCGATTACGCGATGTCCTACACGACCACTCCGGCGAGCTAG
- a CDS encoding diacylglycerol kinase family protein: protein MTGFFLFNAASGSAGRWTPAELLAELPAGTRLHEFADGEDPAELTRQAVAEGASWVAVAGGDGTVEAVAGALVDTAVPLGVIACGTYNNFARSAGLPLDPLEAARLVGRSSTRRMDVGFVNDRPFFECVGAGLDAAIFPAGEEIKSGGFLKWIDLFKTAARYPRQTFDLTLDRPFRAALTRSKTPAKTSRGWRDWFRKARNHRLRLRALMITVSNGPYYGANFAVAPDARIDDGQLTVTIFKKYNKLELWWHFVSISSGRRRYAPRIVTLKAGEVCIDGPRRLEVHKDGAVLDEWPLRIRIAPGQLTIFGPA, encoded by the coding sequence ATGACTGGCTTTTTTCTCTTCAATGCCGCCTCGGGATCGGCGGGACGGTGGACTCCGGCCGAGCTCCTCGCGGAGCTTCCGGCGGGCACGCGACTCCACGAATTTGCGGATGGCGAGGACCCCGCGGAGCTCACTCGCCAGGCAGTGGCCGAGGGCGCGAGCTGGGTGGCGGTCGCGGGGGGCGACGGGACCGTCGAGGCCGTCGCGGGGGCGCTGGTCGACACCGCGGTGCCGCTGGGCGTGATCGCCTGCGGCACCTACAACAATTTCGCCCGAAGTGCCGGACTTCCACTGGATCCACTCGAGGCGGCGCGCCTTGTCGGGCGGAGCTCGACGCGCCGGATGGATGTCGGCTTCGTCAACGATCGACCATTTTTCGAATGCGTTGGCGCGGGCCTCGACGCCGCGATTTTTCCTGCAGGCGAGGAAATCAAATCGGGCGGGTTCCTCAAATGGATCGATCTTTTCAAGACGGCGGCGAGATATCCGCGGCAGACCTTTGATCTCACGCTCGATCGCCCTTTTCGCGCGGCCCTCACGCGGTCGAAGACTCCCGCGAAAACCTCCCGCGGATGGCGGGATTGGTTTCGCAAAGCGCGGAATCATCGCCTGCGCCTGCGAGCCCTCATGATTACGGTCTCGAACGGACCCTACTACGGCGCGAATTTCGCGGTTGCGCCGGATGCGCGGATCGACGACGGCCAGCTCACGGTCACCATCTTCAAGAAATACAACAAGCTCGAGCTGTGGTGGCACTTTGTCTCCATCAGCTCCGGACGGCGCCGCTACGCACCGCGGATCGTCACGCTCAAGGCCGGAGAAGTTTGCATCGACGGCCCCAGGCGTCTCGAGGTGCACAAGGATGGCGCCGTGCTCGACGAGTGGCCGCTGCGGATACGCATCGCGCCCGGTCAGCTCACGATCTTCGGCCCGGCGTGA